One part of the Amaranthus tricolor cultivar Red isolate AtriRed21 chromosome 16, ASM2621246v1, whole genome shotgun sequence genome encodes these proteins:
- the LOC130802693 gene encoding ras-related protein Rab7: protein MSTRRRTLLKVIVLGDSGVGKTSLMNQYVHNKFSQQYKATIGADFVTKELQIDDKLVTLQIWDTAGQERFQSLGVAFYRGADCCVLVYDVNVMKSFDTLDNWHGEFLKQANPPEPKAFPFILLGNKIDIDGGNSRVVSEKKARDWCASKGNIPYFETSAKEDINVDAAFLCIAKAALANEREQDIYFQGIPEAVPETEQRGGCAC from the exons ATGTCCACTCGTCGACGTACCTTGCTCAAAGTCATCGTCCTCGGCGACAGTGG AGTTGGAAAGACATCGTTGATGAATCA ATATGTACATAATAAGTTTAGTCAACAATATAAGGCAACTATTGGGGCCGATTTTGTGACTAAGGAGCTCCAAATTGATGACAAACTTGTTACACTACAA ATTTGGGATACTGCTGGACAAGAAAGGTTTCAAAGCCTTGGTGTTGCATTTTATAGAGGTGCAGATTGTTGTGTTCTTGTCTATGATGTTAATGTAATGAAGTCTTTTGATACACTTGACAATTGGCATGGCGAGTTTCTCAAGCAG GCAAATCCGCCAGAGCCTAAAGCATTCCCTTTTATTTTACTGGGAAATAAAATTGACATAGACGGTGGTAATAGCAGAGTG GTCTCTGAGAAGAAAGCCAGGGATTGGTGTGCATCAAAGGGGAATATACCTTATTTTGAGACTTCAGCAAAAGAGGATATCAATGTTGATGCTGCTTTTCTTTGTATTGCCAAAGCTGCATTAGCCAATGAGCGTGAGCAAGACAT
- the LOC130802572 gene encoding MA3 DOMAIN-CONTAINING TRANSLATION REGULATORY FACTOR 2: MEEYRKKAIVVIEEYFANDDVISTANEIRMLGMPNYDYYFVKKLISMAMDRHDKEKEMAAVLLSSVYADVISPPQLYKGFSKLVECANDLVVDIPNAVDILALFIARAILDDILPPIFLKKQREILPNDCKGVDVITRTEKGYLSVPYHSEIIENKWGASKNKSVDDVKQNISNLLTEYVVSGDKKEACTRIKELNVAFFHHEIMKRALIIAMERKKVKGRMLELLRMAAEEGLINSSQITKGFNRMIDNIDDLSLDIPNARQILQSIISKCGSEGWVSVSSLKSLSAEPKVKLLEDSVTKSFKTKAEAIIQEYFLSRDTIEVYRCLESENCTSSHELNAIFVKRLINIAMDRKNKEKEMASVLLSSLCLPAEDVANGFIMLIESADDIALDNPIIIEDLGKFLARAIVDEVIAPSHLEDIGNPFMGTKSKGHKIIQMTKSLLKARLSGERILRCWGGEGSRGNGWTVDDVKDKIAKLLEEYECGGGIKEAYRCIKELGMPFFHHEVVKKALVKNVEKRNDRLWKLLEECFNSGLITVNQMTKGFARVQESLDDLALDVPDAKQQFSCCIHKAIHLGWLDPSAFSNNPKDLLENN; the protein is encoded by the coding sequence ATGGAGGAGTATAGAAAGAAAGCAATTGTAGTTATAGAAGAATATTTTGCAAATGATGATGTTATCTCCACAGCAAATGAAATAAGAATGCTTGGTATGCCAAATTATGATTACTATTTTGTTAAGAAACTTATTTCAATGGCAATGGATAGACATGACAAAGAGAAGGAAATGGCTGCAGTCTTATTATCTTCTGTGTATGCTGATGTGATTAGCCCTCCACAACTTTATAAAGGTTTCTCAAAACTAGTTGAATGTGCTAATGATTTAGTTGTTGATATACCAAATGCTGTTGATATACTTGCTTTATTCATTGCAAGAGCTATTCTTGATGATATTCTTCCTcctatatttttgaaaaaacaaaGGGAAATTTTACCAAATGATTGTAAGGGAGTTGATGTAATCACAAGAACAGAGAAGGGTTATTTATCTGTTCCTTACCATTCTGagattattgaaaataaatggGGAGCAAGTAAGAATAAATCAGTAGATGATGTTAAACAAAATATAAGTAATTTGTTAACTGAATATGTTGTAAGTGGTGATAAGAAAGAGGCTTGTACGCGTATAAAAGAGTTGAATGTAGCGTTTTTTCACCATGAAATCATGAAGCGCGCTTTAATAATCGCAATGGAGAGAAAAAAGGTTAAAGGTAGGATGTTAGAGTTACTAAGAATGGCTGCCGAAGAAGGTTTAATCAATTCAAGTCAAATAACGAAAGGATTTAATCGAATGATCGATAATATTGATGATTTGTCACTTGACATACCGAATGCAAGACAAATTCTCCAATCCATAATCTCAAAATGTGGTTCTGAAGGATGGGTATCGGTTTCTTCCTTGAAATCCTTGTCTGCAGAGCCAAAGGTTAAATTGTTAGAAGATAGTGTTACGAAATCGTTCAAGACGAAGGCTGAAGCTATCATCCAAGAGTACTTTTTATCGCGTGATACTATAGAAGTATACAGATGCTTAGAATCAGAGAACTGCACTTCGTCTCATGAGTTGAATGCTATATTCGTTAAGAGATTGATCAACATTGCTATGGACCgtaaaaacaaggaaaaagaaATGGCATCGGTTCTCCTATCATCCCTATGTTTACCTGCTGAGGATGTTGCAAATGGATTTATAATGTTGATAGAATCCGCTGATGATATTGCCTTAGACAATCCAATTATTATCGAGGATTTAGGAAAATTTTTGGCTCGAGCAATAGTCGATGAAGTCATAGCGCCTTCTCATTTAGAAGACATAGGTAACCCATTTATGGGGACTAAATCAAAAGGACATAAGATCATTCAAATGACAAAATCTCTTTTGAAAGCTCGTCTTTCAGGGGAACGTATACTAAGGTGTTGGGGCGGTGAAGGAAGTCGAGGAAATGGGTGGACGGTAGATGATGTGAAAGACAAAATCGCAAAACTATTAGAAGAATATGAGTGTGGAGGGGGTATAAAGGAAGCTTATAGGTGCATAAAGGAATTGGGAATGCCTTTCTTTCACCATGAAGTAGTTAAGAAAGCATTAGTTAAAAACGTGGAGAAGAGAAATGATAGATTATGGAAGCTACTTGAAGAGTGTTTTAATTCAGGGCTTATAACAGTGAATCAAATGACAAAGGGTTTTGCAAGAGTACAAGAATCATTAGATGATCTAGCTTTGGATGTACCAGATGCTAAGCAACAATTTTCATGTTGCATTCATAAGGCTATTCATTTAGGTTGGTTAGATCCTTCAGCTTTTTCTAATAATCCTAAAGatttacttgaaaataattaa